The genomic segment AAACTCATTAGTGATTCTGTTAATTAAAAATTTACTTcagaataaaaaaattataattcgattgctatatattttttttattttactatattaAGAGTTATCACATTCACAAACTATTGACTTGAATGAGCACATgaagaaatattatatatatatatatatacatatatataatatatatatatatatatatatatatatatatatatatatatatatatatataaaatacacacacacagagtatatacatgtgtgtgtgtatatatatatatatatatatatatatatcttcatgTGCTcatacaaatcaaaataaataccGGGAATCATCTGAAGACTTCTCAATTTTCTTCTCAATATTGGCCATCAAGGTGTGAAGCAATGGTCCGACAGACAACTGAAGGTTTTCACTagcagagaaaaaataaatcaaataaacgcACACCCCCTTTTCTGATTCATTAATGAACAATATTTAGGAATAGTCACAAATGTACGCGTACTGATGCATATACTtaacagaaacattttgtttatgtcagttttttaaatgtttttatttcaagccAGTCAGAGTATTTAGTTTTGGCCTCAATCTTGATAATCAATACAGTGATCTTGGAGAAGAATATTTccaacaataacaatgagaaaagAAGGCGTGATGATTTCATCAACAAGTTTATATTTGAAAAGTTTTTTGTAACCTAACTTTTTGTGACCTAATCTGACATCAGAATACTAAGGTGGCGCCAGTCCTGGCATCTGAGATTTTGTTGCAATAAGAATACTAAGGAAATACAAGGTCAATTTACAAAAATAGCTTTAAAAGCAATGTTGATAATGTAAAAACAGTCCTTCCCTTCTCTGTGGCAGAACTTGAGATGTAGTACTAAAAGCTACAGGAAAAGTGCTGATTGCATATATTCACCTTTTATTTGGCTCATAGATGTAATATACCATTTCCACAGCTCGCTCTTCAACTGTCTTCTGCCAGTTCTTTAGCACggtgggacacggtaaaccatgAGCCTGAAACAAGCAGGCACACAGTCTTACGTTGTATTGTGATGCCTTCCAAGACAGTCTGTTAATAACCAATGGTTAAAACTCTGCAGTGCACTTTTGTGATTTAGCTGTATAACATAGAGCTGCTTGGCTTGAGGTATATCCGTACTGTGGATTACCTagtgctgtgttacagtatttgaatagaagctttttgttgttgtctttttaaaaccattatctagggctaaaaaaaaaaaaaaacacagctgctgTATTACCTCTCTAGCCACCAGGTCGTCCCGTAGTTGAATGAAATCTACATGTTTGTGCCCAACAATCCCCAATAAGCTCTGTATCCGTTTCAGATCCTCAGCGATGTCCGGGAGTAAAGCAGATTCAGTCCATCTGTGTCTAAATAAAAAGGATACTTTAAAGTGTTCAAGAACGCCTTTCCTTTGCTTTATTACATGCTGTTCACATCGCAGCAATTTGATTTCAacatattcctgatagtttagtttagtttagttttttgttgtataaaataaataaatacatgcattatgCTGCTATAATGCTGGTGCTCTGGTTGAAATGAATGTTGCAGGAGGGAGGGTGGTCTGGGTACAATCCTTTGAAGACATTTGTTTTCTCATGGACAACGTTCCtcagtaaatgttgagaaatatattacctattttatttaaatcatgAACCATGATGTacgattaacatttttaaaagagtcGGCAGtatgtttaaaatgataacaCTGTGATACGGACCCACATGGGACACAGTAAagataaacactgcagggtgttctggaaCACTTTAACCCCTGTAATGCCCAATAGTGCACATCATACCACATTTTGACATCCTCTGTAGTATACAGTGTTTACAATCAAGGCAGAAAAGCTAACATTTCACATAAAATACATCCATATTTTAAGGAACCTAGTGGTCTGGATTCATATAAAAGCTTTTCTCTGTACAAAAATACTTGGGCATCACAGGGTTAGCTTTCACTCatgaacatttttaaacaaaagggGGTGCAAAAACACTCTCTGCCACGCTATATAATCTAGGCTGTtcttttaaacatatatttaaaagaacAGTCCAgattctcaaatgcacaaactcTTTGCATCTGTAACCAGATCTGATTTACTCAAGGCAAATAACACACTTCTATTTCAACAAAGCGCTCAGCTCATGGTATAGGTCTGCTTTAATGAATTACCTGCTCAGTAGCTTTAACAGTTTACATCCATGGTAGTTGGGGTATAAAATCTCTGTCTCTGCTTCAGAAGTTTGGATTTTCACTGCTCCTGTTGAGGTAATTGAACTGTATCAATTAAAACACTCTTTCACACATCACATCAGAGAATAAGGATGTGTAAGGTAACCAGGCAGTGTTATTATTTGGTATTAGAAAGTTCAACACAATGTATAACTTGTCAGTATTGGAAGGTTCCGGAAACTGTTCAAATCCTCCCAGCAATTGCCATATGTGGAAATTCACCAAAAGGCTATATAGAGAGACtactccatgaatgttcatgTAGCTTTTCTACAATTGAGGAAAGCCGGATAACTGATCAGCCCCCAAAATGGGAGGGTGTGTTGTTTACAGCCATCCTCATGagggaaataaacacagcaactgGTTTACCGGAGAGCAGGGCCCAGGGAAGGGAAACGGCCTGCTGAGAAAGAACACTGTCCAGTCTGACTGCACATTGAAAAATAGCCTGCAATCGTTTTGCCAGCGTGGTGTGACGAATGTATACACAGAATTCATAGTTTGGCCTTGTTTCGTATTGGTTTGGACGGATTATGTACAGACACATTAGTTTCATGTCAATATGACAGATCTATGCAAATGCTCAACATAATATAACGATTAGATGTAgttttgatgtttgttttcatATGACAGAGCCCTTTCTTAGTCCCGTGATTTAAGGAAACGTCTTACTCCCAGATTCTGATAGATCACTAATTTCCATTACAATAAGATAAATGGGGCATGCAAACTCTTTggtgtgacatacatacatacatacatactgtttACTCCCCCAGTGCAGGAGAATAAAACTcaccttcctgcttctgctgAAATAACCCAGCCAGCAAGCACGTTGCAGATTCGATGGTTCGTACAATGTTAGTGGAACGGACACTGGGTGATAAAATGCACATAACTGAATTAGCAGaagggcaattaaaaaaaaagattaacgaTCTCCCAATCAGacagtcagatttttttttacttactagACTTCTGAAGACCTGAAGATCGGGGAGAGAAAGTTGAACTCCTCTATGTACGTTTTTCTTATTCGGGCTCCCAGATCGTACAGCTGCTGCTTTCCTAAAGTGGTAAGCTGGCCAGGAAATGTCCCTCCCTTCAGTAGAAAAGAAACAGGCTATATGGctcacatgtactgtacatgagaAAATAATATACTTGAAAGCAAAGCTCAAGCAATACTTATAGTTTAAATTGAAGGGTTAATATACAACTTTATCAGCAATTACTTCTGGCCATAATTATTTAATCACCAACAAGGCTGTTGCAGCTTTGCTCATCCACTGTACTGCTGACAGTGGcaataaaagagaaaagaaaactaGCATGAGATATACATCATTTACTCTACTGGCctcattttcaaagtgttttctccagtctttaattaaacttattttttgaaagaggtaaattGCCTGTTAATTGTACAAAACTTGAACCTACAAACTAAGTACTATAATCCAAGTTCTCTTCAATATTTTGAAGGTGTTTGTTTCTCGTTTTATAATATTTACatgattttttctcctttcagattTTATGTGAATTCAGTGGTGATTAAGACATTACTGATCCAAAGACATTATTTATAGTAATACCAATTCAAACAAAGGTTTGCGCAACATACAGAGGTCTCAAACGCCAATTTCAACCCAAGGTAGACCCACCTTACCGTAAGTGTGTGCGCTCTGTAGCTGTCCTCAATCGGGGAGGGTGGTTTGGGACCACCACTCAGGTTAGTGACTACATAATTCATAGATGTGTGAGAAGGATCTTTCAAAAGGTTTGGAACCCATTCAGCCTGTGGTACAACAAACAGTGGGTGCATTAATTTGAACACACACAGTACTTACAAGATGTACTTTTTTATGTTATCCctcattaatatttttttttgtttttcagtctcAACTTTCTTCTGTCTGGGTTTTCAGCAACTTTATGGGACTTTGTGTTGCCTGGCAAAAGCCATCTTTTCAGTATGCGCTGATTGCTACAGTCTACTCCAAAGCACTTTATTCAGCTCCATCAAGGAGATTGTAAACACAGCTTTGGAACCAGCCAAGcgcaaaattattatttatttttttagttttctacaatgacacaattaaaatgacattactcAGTCTGTACACAGTATATCAAACTAAGAAACGTATACTTTAGAATAAGTTAAAAAGGCATGTCTTAAGAACCAATACACTGCAATTATTCTGTAATGAATATaggtaaaaaaatataatttatgaatataaaaatatttgtgaaataacaaacacaacTTCAGTCGTTTCTTACCACTTGTATGTCCGGTATCGATTTCAACGGAGTCCTGGCCCCATGTCTGAACAAAACCTGAACCAGTTTGAGTTCATACGGAAAAGGGTGTGCACGACCACGATCTGCCTGTACTACCCTCTTATGTGGCTGTAGCCAGTACACAACAGCACCACACGCTACTGTACTTAAAGCACCTATTCTAGCCCAAATACCCATTCTCAATGAAATGTCTACTGTTTGggaatataaatacaaatttcCTGTTAAACAAATTACAAAACGCAATGTTGTAAAATAAACTCAATCTACGTGCATATAAAACACGCTTTGAAAGAAAATACCTGTAAATACTAACTATTCATATCAAATTACATAGCCTTAAAATATGCACACTGTCATTTTACTCTATATTTGCACACTGGAAAACAACTGACTTCTTTCCTAAAGTTACCAGTAACTAAGTTTCTACCGCATATGTTCAATTACCTTTGTTTCATACCCTTGAAATACTCGTGAGATATGTGAATCTGCACATTTATTCCGTAGGCTTTTGAACTATCAAACATACACGAAGCTTTATACTCTAAATACTTATAACACTGTTTAAAAGACCCAGGAATACAAACTGGTAGATGTTTATTTCGAAATCATTCACCCTTCTGCATTCTGTTCCTTCctttactgtatattacaaaacTCGTTATAttctgggatttgtagtttttaaagatGATGTTGAAATCGAggcaaattaaataattgttaaCCGAACTACATTACCCATAGTACATTTGAAAACGCATCATGTCGTgcgctttttaaaaatgtatttgtattgtgcgCTTTGTGTGTTTTCGTTTGATAAGGTGGGTGTTTGGTGTTAGGTGGTGTTGGCTATGAGTCAGTATTTGCATACACAGTAGGACAGTAATGTTCATGGTTAATAATTGTTGGAGGATGCGTACACAAATCTAGTGACGTGATACAAAAGCGGGACATCTTATTCGAGCATTCGGTTGTCATGTTCGGAACCAAAAggtttttaatattataaaatacatttatgttaCCAAACAATAAATACGAAGGACAGTCAATCGATGAAATTAATTACGAAATGAATATTTTCAGTCTTGATACAGTTGTAAAATGTATTGAATAAAATCTGAAGCAGGAAATAGTAATTTGTAATAGTATGTGTATTTAAAATTGTTACAACGATGAACCGCAAGATGTCAGCAAAGCCTAATTTTGGCGCAGTCAAATGAAACTGTCTAATATGTTATTAGATTTATATTAAAGTAAGTGTACATGACAAGTATAATCTCATCATTTactagaaaaaaagaagaaaaaactttTCCTCTTTTTTCGAAAGATTAATATATGTACACCTCTGCCTTAAATTGTCAGCTTAATGTTTTCTGATATTGCATAATTATAATCTTATACTAGTCTGTACATTGACCTAGCGATTCAGTTGCATATATGATGTTAGTACAATTTACTAATCATTTTAAGGTATCTGTGGTTTCAAAACGTCATAATTATTTCTacgtagtattagaaatgtaaagaaaaatacaaaaactttgtcatttaaggtttgccTCCTGTATACGATTTATTGATTTAAGGCAACAAAATATGGAAATTACACATTCTTTTTCAATAGTATGTCAACATAACTTAAAAAAGTTAACACAACTTGAAAATGTCGCTGAATTtgtcactcaaggttgttttaaaatatatata from the Acipenser ruthenus chromosome 9, fAciRut3.2 maternal haplotype, whole genome shotgun sequence genome contains:
- the acp6 gene encoding lysophosphatidic acid phosphatase type 6, with the translated sequence MGIWARIGALSTVACGAVVYWLQPHKRVVQADRGRAHPFPYELKLVQVLFRHGARTPLKSIPDIQVAEWVPNLLKDPSHTSMNYVVTNLSGGPKPPSPIEDSYRAHTLTGGTFPGQLTTLGKQQLYDLGARIRKTYIEEFNFLSPIFRSSEVYVRSTNIVRTIESATCLLAGLFQQKQEGAVKIQTSEAETEILYPNYHGCKLLKLLSRHRWTESALLPDIAEDLKRIQSLLGIVGHKHVDFIQLRDDLVAREAHGLPCPTVLKNWQKTVEERAVEMVYYIYEPNKSENLQLSVGPLLHTLMANIEKKIEKSSDDSRKLYLYSVHDTTLMPCLMALGIFDMKWPPYAADIALELYEHRSTKEVYIKVSYIGQDQLVRGCSDVFCPLNEFRKALLPYMLDSKRHGALCNQTENITK